GATAGGAAAGGAATACTTTCCTATCGGCTAAAAAAGGGTGTCAGGCACCATGCCCAACACCCCATCTTGAAGTGATGATGTTTTAAACACCTTTATAAGCTTGACGGTAAATTTCGGCTAACTCTGTTACTAACGGAAGTTTTGGATTAGCTGTTGTACATTGATCCTCGAAGGCACGATCAGCCAAGTAGTCTACTTTGCTTTCGAATGCTGCTTTATCAATACGGTTGGCTTCAAGGCTCATTGGAACGTCAAGTTCTTTAGCTAATTTGATGATTGCTTGTACTAGGCTTTCAACGCCTTCTTCTGTTGTTCTTGCAGGAAGACCGAGTGTTCTAGCAATTTCAGCATAACGTTTATCTGCAATAAAGTGTTTATATTTAGGAAATGCAGTGAATTTTTCTGGTTTTGTTGCATTATAGCGAATAACATGTGGTAATAAGACAGCATTGGCACGGCCGTGAGCAATATGGAATTCTGCTCCTAATTTATGTGCAAGACTATGGTTAATACCTAGGAAAGCATTCGCAAATGCCATACCAGCAATGGTTGATGCGTTATGCATTTTTTCGCGCGCTTCTTCATCGTTGCTGTTTCTATATGATCTTGGCAGATATTCGAACACGATTTGAATGGCTCTCATTGCTAGACCATCAGTGAAATCATTAGCCATGCAAGAAACATACGCTTCAATTGCATGTGTCAAAACATCCAAACCTGTATCAGCTGCCACTGTTTTTGGAACAGACATAACAAACTGTGGATCGACAATTGCTACATCTGGTGTTAATTCGTAATCAGCAAGCGGATATTTAACATTCGCTGCTTTATCAGTGATAACAGAGAATGATGTAACTTCAGAACCAGTTCCAGATGTAGTAGGGATCGCAACGAATTGTGCTCTTTGACCTAAGTTTGGATATTTTACAATCCGTTTGCGGATATCTAGGAACTTCTGCTTCAAACCGAAGAAATCAGCTTCTGGATATTCGTAGAATAACCACATTCCTTTAGCAGCATCCATTGCAGAACCGCCACCCAAAGCAATGATAACATCTGGCTGGAATTTCTCCATCATTTCTGCACCTTTCATGACAGTTTCAATAGATGGATCTGGTTCAACCTCAGAGAAAATTTCACAGTGTACATAATCTGGACGTTTTCTTAAGTAATATAACACTTTATCAACATAACCTAATTTCACCATGAAAGGATCAGTTACGATGAAGGCTCTTGAAATTTTCGGCATTTTCGCTAAATATTGAGTTGAGTTTTTCTCAAAATAAATTTTTGAAGGTACTTTAAACCATTGCATATTCACGTTTCTTCTCGCAACCTTTTTCACGTTTATTAGATTAGCAGCTCCAACGTTTGTTGATACAGAGTTTCCGCCATAAGTACCGCATCCAAGTGTCAATGATGGAATATATGCATTATAGATATCACCGATTGCCCCTTGAGATGAAGGAGCATTCACGATAATCCGGCCTGCTTTTACGCGTAAACCAAATTCTCTTGTCACCGCATCGTCAGTTGTATGGATGACAGCTGAGTGACCTAATCCGCCAAATTCCAACATTTCTTCTGCTCTCTTGAAGCCTTCATCCACATTGGAAACTTTGTAGCAAGCCAATACAGGGCTTAATTTTTCTCTTGATAGCGGATAAGCAGGTCCTACACCTTTTAATTCGGCCACTAAAATTTTAGTCCCTTCAGGAACGGCAACCCCTGCCATTTCAGCAATTTTGAATGCAGCCATACCCACAATATTTGGATTTACAGCACAAGTATTTTCGTTAATGACTAGTTTTTCAACTTTTTGTTTTTCTTCTTCATTCAAGAAATAGCATTTATTAGTGATCATTTCTTGTTTAACATCGTTATAAATTTCTTTATCGATAATAACGGCTTGTTCTGATGCACAAATCATTCCATTATCAAATGTTTTAGATAAAATTAAATCGTTCACTGCTTGCTTAATGTTAGCAGTTTTTTCAATATAGCAAGGTACGTTACCCGCTCCAACGCCAAGTGCTGGATGTCCAGAACTATAAGCAGATTTCACCATTCCCGGTCCGCCGGTTGCAAGAATTAGCGAGATTTTTGGATGGCTCATTAATGTTTGTGTAGCTTCAACTGATGGTGTTTCAATCCATTGAATACAATTTTCAGGAGCACCAGCTATAATTGCTGCATCTCTCAATACTCTTGCTGCTTCACTGCTTGACTTTTGAGCAGATGGATGGAAAGCAAAGATGATTGGATTTCTTGTTTTCAGTGAAATTAATGATTTAAACATGGTTGTTGAAGTTGGGTTAGTTACTGGTGTTACACCGCATATAACGCCAACTGGTTCAGCAATCTCGATAATTCCTTCTTGCTCATTTTCAATGATAATGCCTGCTGTTTTGTTGTATTTAATATTGTGGTAGACGTATTCTGTAGCAAACATATTTTTGATGATTTTATCTTCATATACGCCCCTTTTTGTTTCTTCCACAGCCAGTTTAGCTAGCTGCATATGTTGGTCAAGACCAGCAAGGGCCATTTGTTTCACGATCT
Above is a genomic segment from Neobacillus endophyticus containing:
- the adhE gene encoding bifunctional acetaldehyde-CoA/alcohol dehydrogenase, whose product is MAVKEKEVKQQQNVTEMIDKLVDNGLKALDQLRTFDQDLVDEIVKQMALAGLDQHMQLAKLAVEETKRGVYEDKIIKNMFATEYVYHNIKYNKTAGIIIENEQEGIIEIAEPVGVICGVTPVTNPTSTTMFKSLISLKTRNPIIFAFHPSAQKSSSEAARVLRDAAIIAGAPENCIQWIETPSVEATQTLMSHPKISLILATGGPGMVKSAYSSGHPALGVGAGNVPCYIEKTANIKQAVNDLILSKTFDNGMICASEQAVIIDKEIYNDVKQEMITNKCYFLNEEEKQKVEKLVINENTCAVNPNIVGMAAFKIAEMAGVAVPEGTKILVAELKGVGPAYPLSREKLSPVLACYKVSNVDEGFKRAEEMLEFGGLGHSAVIHTTDDAVTREFGLRVKAGRIIVNAPSSQGAIGDIYNAYIPSLTLGCGTYGGNSVSTNVGAANLINVKKVARRNVNMQWFKVPSKIYFEKNSTQYLAKMPKISRAFIVTDPFMVKLGYVDKVLYYLRKRPDYVHCEIFSEVEPDPSIETVMKGAEMMEKFQPDVIIALGGGSAMDAAKGMWLFYEYPEADFFGLKQKFLDIRKRIVKYPNLGQRAQFVAIPTTSGTGSEVTSFSVITDKAANVKYPLADYELTPDVAIVDPQFVMSVPKTVAADTGLDVLTHAIEAYVSCMANDFTDGLAMRAIQIVFEYLPRSYRNSNDEEAREKMHNASTIAGMAFANAFLGINHSLAHKLGAEFHIAHGRANAVLLPHVIRYNATKPEKFTAFPKYKHFIADKRYAEIARTLGLPARTTEEGVESLVQAIIKLAKELDVPMSLEANRIDKAAFESKVDYLADRAFEDQCTTANPKLPLVTELAEIYRQAYKGV